In Ovis canadensis isolate MfBH-ARS-UI-01 breed Bighorn chromosome 3, ARS-UI_OviCan_v2, whole genome shotgun sequence, one DNA window encodes the following:
- the NTSR2 gene encoding LOW QUALITY PROTEIN: neurotensin receptor type 2 (The sequence of the model RefSeq protein was modified relative to this genomic sequence to represent the inferred CDS: deleted 1 base in 1 codon), giving the protein METGSPRTPGPSPGPALSLDARLGVDTRLWAKVLFTALYSLIFALGTAGNALSVHVVLKARAGPPGRLRCHVLSLALSALLLLLVGVPMELYNFVWFHYPWVFGDLGCRAYYFVRELCAYATVLSVASLSAERCLAVCQPLRARSLLTPRKTRRLLSIVWAASLGLALPMAVIMGQKHELETAGGDPEPASRVCTVLVSRATLQVFVQVNVLVSFVLPLALTAFLNGVTVSHLAALCSQMPSPPAAGSSAPSRLELMSEERKTLALGDQATLVRHKDSRRIRGLRRSIQILRAIVAVYVVCWMPYHIRRLMYCYVPDERWTDKLYDFYHYFYMVTNTLFYVSSAVTPVLYNAVSSSFRKLFLEALGSLCREHHPMESFPPGPQSHTRVGTASSSGAPPGPPAWMKLNNEQNNPDCLAL; this is encoded by the exons ATGGAGACTGGCAGCCCGCGGACCCCGGGACCCAGCCCCGGGCCCGCGCTGAGCCTGGACGCGCGGCTGGGCGTGGACACGCGCCTCTGGGCCAAGGTGCTGTTCACCGCGCTCTACTCTCTCATCTTCGCGCTGGGCACGGCGGGCAATGCGCTGTCCGTGCACGTGGTGCTGAAGGCGCGGGCCGGGCCCCCGGGGCGCCTGCGCTGCCACGTGCTCAGCCTGGCGCTCtccgccctgctgctgctgctggtcggCGTGCCCATGGAGCTCTACAACTTCGTGTGGTTCCACTACCCCTGGGTCTTCGGAGATCTGGGTTGCCGCGCCTACTATTTCGTGCGCGAGCTGTGCGCCTACGCCACGGTGCTCAGCGTGGCCAGCCTGAGCGCCGAGCGCTGCCTGGCCGTGTGCCAGCCCCTGCGCGCCAGAAGCCTGCTGACTCCGCGCAAGACCCGCCGCCTGCTGTCCATCGTCTGGGCCGCCTCGCTCGGCCTGGCCCTGCCCATGGCCGTCATCATGGGGCAGAAGCACGAGCTGGAGACGGCGGGCGGGGACCCGGAGCCCGCCTCGCGCGTGTGCACCGTGCTGGTGAGCCGAGCTACCCTGCAGGTTTTCGTCCAG GTGAATGTGCTGGTGTCCTTCGTGCTCCCTTTGGCATTAACCGCTTTCCTGAACGGGGTCACCGTGAGCCACCTGGCAGCCCTCTGCTCCCAGATGCCGTCCCCTCCCGCTGCAGGCAGTTCTGCCCCCAGCCGCCTGGAGCTAATGAGCGAGGAGAGGAAGACACTGGCCCTGGGGGACCAGGCCACCCTGGTGAGACACAAGGACTCCCGCCGGATCCGTGGCCTCCGGCGCAGCATCCAAATTCTCA GAGCTATTGTGGCCGTGTATGTCGTCTGTTGGATGCCGTACCACATCCGCAGGCTCATGTACTGCTACGTCCCTGACGAACGGTGGACCGA CAAGCTCTACGATTTCTATCACTACTTCTACATGGTGACCAACACGCTCTTCTACGTCAGCTCGGCAGTGACGCCTGTCCTGTACAACGCGGTGTCCTCCTCCTTCAGAAAACTCTTCCTGGAGGCCCTCGGCTCCCTGTGTCGAGAGCACCACCCCATGGAGTCATTCCCCCCG GGACCCCAGAGCCACACCCGAGTGGGTACAGCTTCCAGCTCTGGGGCTCCCCCAGGACCCCCAGCCTGGATGAAATTGAATAATGAGCAGAACAACCCTGACTGCCTAGCCCTCTAG